A section of the Amblyomma americanum isolate KBUSLIRL-KWMA chromosome 2, ASM5285725v1, whole genome shotgun sequence genome encodes:
- the LOC144120284 gene encoding uncharacterized protein LOC144120284 — MAAFKKTADPTASFCFFTRRLESRFYLVVQSERITIIEASEGHGPPERNLHETSGPKIDQDNLSRGDERGDSASCRQDTRSPTDPTPVPSPQPSQQHTPEPPLQPSTRATPSLLGKRRRDDGGNKVLRQMLYESHRLDSLTDARNRQDAAFQQIMLEL, encoded by the exons atggcggccttcaagaaaacagctgatcctACGGCTAGTTTctgcttttttacgcgtcgtctggaatcaaggttctatttggttgtccaaagtgagcggataacaattatcgaagccagtgaaggtcacgggcctccagaaaggaacctgcacgaaacgtcgggcccgaaaatcgaccaagacaacttgag cagaggagatgaacggggagactcagcaagttgtcgacaagacacacggagccccacagacc ctacaccggtgccctcgccgcagccctcacagcagcacacaccagagcccccactgcagccctcaacgcgtgccacgcctagccttcttgggaagcgacggcgagacgatgggggcaataaggtgctgcgccagatgctgtatgaatcgcatcgtttggattcccttactgacgcccggaaccgccaggacgctgcttttcagcaaatcatgctggag cttTAG
- the LOC144120287 gene encoding uncharacterized protein LOC144120287 — protein sequence MVLLAAIAQLDADIEASKAEANSIEEELVYVSALNAFIFACGWTVNRERWCFDRNTKLFEETLPQLGKRYFKCAFRVTPATFRYIVKTVRPLLERQDTNMREAVPVDKRVAIGLYRLCSSSEEHSIAELFAVGRSAVNQAYRELCEAVVELMEDDWLKMPTLDTMPEHIREFNAACQSPQAVGALDGCHFPVSPPKENAVDYRN from the coding sequence ATGGTGCTTCTGGCTGCCATCGCTCAGCTTGACGCTGACATCGAGGCGTCGAAAGCCGAGGCGAATAGCATTGAAGAAGAGTTGGTGTATGTCAGCGCACTGAACGCGTTCATATTTGCTTGCGGCTGGACCGTGAACCGCGAAAGGTGGTGTTTCGACAGGAACACAAAGTTGTTTGAGGAGACGCTGCCGCAGCTCGGCAAGAGGTACTTCAAGTGCGCGTTTCGAGTGACGCCTGCTACCTTTAGATACATTGTAAAAACTGTGCGACCGCTTCTTGAGCGGCAAGACACCAACATGAGAGAAGCTGTCCCTGTCGACAAGCGAGTCGCCATCGGGTTGTACCGGCTTTGCTCTTCAAGCGAAGAACACAGTATCGCAGAGTTGTTCGCCGTAGGACGTTCGGCAGTGAACCAGGCTTACCGCGAGCTATGCGAAGCCGTTGTTGAACTCATGGAAGATGACTGGTTGAAGATGCCGACGCTGGACACCATGCCTGAACACATAAGAGAGTTCAACGCAGCGTGCCAATCTCCGCAAGCAGTCGGAGCATTGGACGGCTGCCACTTTCCCGTGTCACCTCCCAAGGAAAACGCCGTGGACTACAGGAACTAA
- the LOC144119351 gene encoding 3-alpha-hydroxysteroid sulfotransferase-like, which produces MPGRTPYRQIIDGVPRSPSINPEVFRMNQSFRATEGDVVQSQYAKSGTNWVQYITQLIIKHDEVINYAEFTRDFRAIEYMDCADWKPTLPVRLFVTHLPLRRETMNEKAKYIYVARNPWDVCVSTFRMMADVNIYRFQDGKFEDFVEPFMKGDLGYGDYFDHVASGYALKDEPNVFFLTYEELKMDTRSTVLRLAHFLGEDYGRALEEDEQVLQNVLVYSKAENMRKVIVHELQGCEVPEWNNFFTGQKITCKHGYGGDESKFSIVKEARVGSWKDHFTPEQLARFEKKIQEKGDKASFMQLWSSMREEAIALSRTSP; this is translated from the coding sequence ATGCCGGGCCGGACACCCTACCGCCAGATCATCGATGGTGTACCGAGGTCCCCTTCGATCAACCCAGAAGTGTTCAGGATGAACCAGTCATTCCGTGCTACAGAGGGTGATGTCGTGCAGAGCCAATACGCCAAGAGTGGCACGAACTGGGTCCAGTACATCACGCAGCTGATCATCAAACATGACGAAGTAATTAACTACGCGGAATTCACTCGCGACTTCCGGGCAATCGAGTACATGGACTGTGCTGACTGGAAGCCGACTCTTCCCGTAAGGTTGTTCGTCACACATTTGCCATTGCGGCGTGAGACGATGAACGAAAAGGCCAAGTACATCTACGTAGCTCGCAATCCTTGGGACGTGTGCGTCTCAACGTTCCGCATGATGGCCGATGTTAACATCTACCGCTTTCAGGATGGCAAGTTCGAAGATTTTGTCGAGCCTTTCATGAAAGGTGACTTGGGTTACGGGGACTACTTCGACCACGTGGCATCCGGGTATGCGCTGAAGGACGAGCCAAACGTGTTTTTTCTGACCTACGAAGAACTCAAGATGGACACCAGAAGCACGGTGCTCAGACTAGCGCACTTTCTGGGCGAGGATTATGGCCGAGCTTTAGAAGAAGACGAGCAAGTGCTCCAGAACGTTTTAGTAtattcgaaagcagaaaatatgAGGAAAGTCATTGTGCACGAACTTCAAGGATGCGAGGTTCCAGAATGGAATAATTTCTTCACAGGGCAAAAGATTACTTGCAAGCATGGTTACGGAGGAGATGAAAGCAAGTTCTCCATTGTCAAAGAAGCCAGGGTAGGGAGCTGGAAGGATCATTTCACGCCCGAACAGCTGGCGCGTTTTGAAAAGAAAATACAAGAAAAGGGGGACAAGGCCTCTTTCATGCAGCTGTGGAGCAGCATGCGAGAAGAGGCCATCGCATTGTCTCGCACATCGCCGTAG